TATTGCCTAAACCTTTGAGTTGTTTGTTTTATGTTATGAACCATTTAACACTTGATGCAGGAAACATTGGGAATGTACCACTTGTTCTGATCGCAGCTTTATGTAGAGATACATCAAATCCTTTTGGGGACACAGACACTTGTACCACTCAGGGAACTGCATATATTTCATTTGGACAGTGGGTATGTTTGCTTTTAACCAATTAATCTTATGTGCCAAGTTAGTCACAACACTTTATATACGGATTTTTGTGTATTTTCTGCACTGATTGTGATGAAAATCTGTTTGCGGGAAAGAAAAtacaacttttcttttaattgtttaatgccaattcaactttttatttggaattttacttttcatagGAAAAATATGGTACCTTTGGTTTCTTTTAAGTAATGGACACTATACGAATGAGTTTTAACCATAATATATATCAGGTTGGCGCAATCATTCTATACACATATGTATTTAATATGTTAGCTCCTCCCGTGGAAGGTACCTTTGACCTTGAAGATGCAAGTCTTCCCCTTAAGATCCCTCAGAAGGATGTCTCTCCTGAGCAAGCTCCATTGCTGGTGCAAGAGGATGCATCAGTGGATTCAGATAATTCAGATACGAAAGGAAAGGTGAGATCAggtttatttgaatttgttcTGTATTTTGCTTTGCAACAAATGTTTTCTGATCATTCAACTATCTCGGATTTTTGTGCAGATTAaaagttttcttgtttttatttatgagAAGTTAAAGCTCAAGCAGATTCTTCAACCTCCTATTATTGCTTCAGTAAGTTGCACTcatttttttggtttcttttatgAATTCGTGTAGCGAAAAAACTGCTAGTTTACCTTCCAAATCACTgtcaaatctcaaattttagatTGGTAATGCAATGTGGGTAGAAATACTGCACGTTCgtggtttaatttaattacctGAATACTTGTGAAGTGTAAAGAGAAGGTAAAATTCTGTTGAACATATTGTTCAGCTCTCGCCCTTGTTTGTTGTTGGAGTGACAGTTTTCAGTTCTGAACTCGAAATGTCTAAGTGTGTTGTCTCTGTCCTGGTTTTAAGGATTGATCACAAACTTTTTGATAGatgaagggaaaaagaaaaatataagaaacTGTAGTTATGGATtggattttacttttttcaGTAACTATAAATGTTTAAGTGCTTTTAATTAGtttcatgtttattttggtgagtaaaatatacttataaagtgtttctctttctttttcttttttgcttatAAATTGGCGATTGTGTACTTACTGCAGATCCTAGCCATGATTCTTGGTGCAGTGCCGTTTctaaagaaattaatatttacaagtgaTGCTCCACTTTATTTCTTGACAGATAGCTGCATTATTCTTGGGTAAGTTTTGCATGTTCTTATGAAAATAAGTATTTGGTTACTTTTAATTGTATTTGAGTTTGTGATTTGTTAATCATTTTTCATGTTAACAGGGAAGCCATGATCCCATGCATTTTGCTGGCACTAGGAGGCAATCTTGTTGAGGGTAAGTTAAAATATCCTTAttcttgtttttcttatatCATCGGTTTTGCCATATGATTCTAAGTATAGGAAGCAATTTTTTACATGAGAAGGAATTTGATGAATTCGCAGGACCCGGACCAGGAAGTTCAAGAATTGGTCTAAAAACACTTGCTGCTATAATTTTTGGGCGTCTATGTTTGGTGCCTCCTGCAGGACTTGGCATTGTGATGATGGCTGATAAGCTTGGTTTTCTTCCTGCTGGTGATAAGATGTTTCgatttgttcttcttcttcagcaTTCAATGCCAACATCTGTGCTTTCTGGTAATAACTCAATTTTTTAGTAAATGAGAAGTATATATCTGATTTTCTAATATCAATTTgatcaataattttatcaaatttaaaatttgtaaattgacCAGATAACAAAGTTATATTTCAACTGTTTTggttaataatataaaagatttaCTTGGAATGTTGTTGGCTTATTAACAGGTGCTGTTGCTAATTTAAGAGGATGTGGAAAGGAGTCAGCTGCTGTGTTGTTTTGGGTTCATATTTTTGCAGTTTTTTCCATGGCAGGATGGATTATTCTCTATTTGTACATACTTTTCTAAAGTTGTTTCAAGCTCCCATTGCTATAGTAACAGCCGCAGTTTTTTGGGTATTTTATCTATTTCCATGCATGCTAGTAGCAATAGCATAATGAAGAGAGATATGCATGTATAAGCTGTGGTTGTGATTACAGTAAAGAAACTccattttgcaaattttttttttttgataaatttagtgAAGTGTATGAAGAcacattgaaaatattattctttaatataatacctttattagttttaaacttttatttttgttcagtGTTTATTGTTACAGGTTACAGTGGCTAAAAGCAATTTTGGTGTTTTTAGGGAATGGTGAGAATATACATGCAGATTGTTATGTCCTATATATAATAggataatatttaataatatatgcAACCAATATAGATATTTAGGCTCTGATTGTTAATATGATTACCTTTAAAATATGTACCCAGTTGTTACATTTTAATCTCAATTGTTGCAAAAGTCATATATAAGAggattttcaataaattttaatatataatagatattcataaatatataaaaatggtaGAGAATTTTGTAGATATTATACACAAAACGCAGTGTTTATTAATGAAAGACAATcttctatatatataacattaatgATGTAGAGCAACTTTTTATCTTGTTCTAAAAACTTTTAAGCAGTAAAGAAAAGTATTAGTGGATAGAAAAAATCTAAACGAGGAGAAATTATGGAAAGCATTAGATAAGTAAGGATATTTTAAAAGGTCAACAATGAATTCATGAAAATTGGGCTAAAGTTAGGTTTGTTAGATTAAGGAATATAACTAGGACTTTTTATAAGGTTGATACAAGgcaaaattttgatgaataagTGGTGAAACCAACTGTAGTATCAATGCCTTGGTGGTAAAGGGTTTTAGGTTGGGTGTGTgattgtattattatatatcattttcaattgttttattgtGGTATTTTAGTTTGTTCATTTAACTggcctttttgtttttatatgaaAAGTTTGCATTGTTTGTACAAGGGTTGTATGGAAGTTATCTTAAGTGTTgtattctaattttttctcgaaataatatatatcttttagttgaggaaaaaattaataaaacaataataataagtaaaagtGGATGAAAAATACGGAGAATTTTCCTTGTTTAATTTTCACTTACAATGTACTATTTATAAGCTCCTTTACATTCGATTAATAAATGTATTACATTTAATCAATAAATGTGAATTAAGTTTTCTTAATTACTCCATTTAATCATCTTCTGATTATAAATGAAGTAAAGAGTTTTATCTCATtactttaatatgtttaaaggGGTTATTGACATTCGTTTAATGTATTTACAACACTCCCCCTTTGATGTCTTAAATAAAAATGTGCCTCATTAAAACCTTTATTAAGAAAAACCctgtgggataaaaacctaatgaaggaaaaagagtacacaatctcCTATTACAagttgcctcattaaaaactttTACCAGGGAAACCCAATGAGACAAAACattggttaaaggaaaagagtacaaCGTGTTTTAGACTCCCCCTAATGGAACCATCACATTATATCTTTGAGTCGGTGCATTCGAATTTTGTTTCGTagtctttcaaatgttgaagttaGCAATGCCTTGGTAAAAAGATCTGTTAAATTATCACTAGAATGAATTTGTTGAACTTCTATATCACCTTTCTTCTCAAGATCATGAGTGAAggataattttggtgaaatatgttcCGTTCTGTCACCTTTGATATAATCACCctttaattgagctatacaTGCTGCATTATCTTCGTATAAGATAGTTGGCATATTTTCCTGTAAaggcaaattacatatcttctggatatgttgggttaataaccttagccaaacacATTCCCGGTTTGCCtcatgcattgcaattattttaGCATGATTTGAAGAGGCAGCAGCTAATGTCTGCTTTGTCGAAGCCATGATATGGCAATATCTCCACATCTAGATATGTTGGGTTaataaccttagccaaacacATTCCCGGTTTGCCtcatgcattgcaattattttaGCATGATTTGAAGAGGCAGCAGCTAATGTCTGCTTTGTCGAACGCCATGATATGACAGTATCtccacatgtaaataaatatcccGTTTGAGATATCTAAATAggaattttgaattatttgaataaaataaccccaTATCAATGGTCCCTCTGAgatatctaaatacatgtttaattccatTCCAATGTTTACGTGTTGGGCAAGAACTAAATCTTGCTAACAAGTTTACAACAAAAGTTATATTAGGTCTTGTGCTGTTTGCAAAATACATCAATGCTCCTATAGCACTTAGATATGGTATTTCAGGACCAAGAAATTCTTCATCATTCTCGCAAGGAtgaaattgatctttattcacatctaacGATCGTACAACCATCGGGGTACTCAATGGATGTGTTTTAtccatataaaatttctttaagataTGTTTCATATAAGTTGACTGATGGACATGAATTCCATCTTTTAAATGCTCAATCTGCAGGCCAAgataaaacttcatttttccaagatctttaatctcaaatttcttctttaaataatttactacATTTTGATGCTTTTCAGGAGttctaataatattttgatcatcaacataaatagaAATTATCACAAAGTTTGATCCATACCTCTTTATAAAAACACATGGACAGATTGAATCATTTTTATAACcttcttttaacaaatattcactaAGACGATTGTACCACATCCGTCCAGattattttaatccatataaacttttgtttaatttgattgagCAATTTTCCCGGGAAACTCTATATCCTTCAGGGATTTTAAATCCTTctaggattttcatataaatttcactatcaaagTGTACCATACAAATAGGGtgtaacaacatccattagaCACATGTCAAGTTTTTCACGTACTGCCAGACTAATAAGGTATCTAAACGTGATTGCATCCACCATAGGAAaatatgtctcttcataatcaatgccaGGCCTTTGCGAAAATCCTTGTGCAACAAGTCGTGCTTTATATGTTacgatttcatttttttcatttcattttcgcACAAATATCCATTTATATCCTACTGGCTTTACATATTTAGGTGTTTGGACTATAGGTCCAAAAACCTCACGTTTAGAAAGTGAATTTAATTCTACATGAATTGCGTCTTTCCATTTTagccaatcttttctatttctacattcatcaatagatttaggctcaagatcctcattttcttttgctatttCAATAGCAACATTATAAGTAAAATTGTTGTCGAcaactatattttttcatttccatctttttcctgAAGTAACATAACTTATTGAGATTTCTTAGTTATATCTTTGACCTTCCACGCTTCAGGCGTGAATTACTTTCTTTTGCACTAACAATTTGCCCTATTGGGATATCAATTCGTATTGGAGCATTTTCATCTGGTATATGAGATTTTGTAATTCTCTTTAGGTCAGTAAATGAATCTGACAGTTGATTGGCTATGTTTAGCAAATGTATGATCCTTTGAACTTCTTGTTCACATTGACTTGTGCGAGGATCTAATTGAGATAATGATGATCCATTCCatgtaatttcttttactaGTTGTattttctctccccctaatatTGGGAATGTTGTTTTATCCAAATGAAAATCAATAAATCGTACAGTAAATAAATCTTCAGTTAATGgttcaacatatttaattatagaaGGATATTCATAACCAACATATATTCCTAACCTCCTTTGAGGACCCATCTTTTtgtgttgtggtggagcaattggaacatatactgcacatccaaaaattctaagatgggaaatatttggctCCTAACCAAAAGCCAATTGTAATGAGGAGTacttattataacttgttggcATTAAGTGCACAAGTGCTGCTGTATGCAAAATAGCATATCCCCAAGTTGTAACAGAGAGTTTTATTCTCATAAGCAATGGCTGAGCTATTAGTTAGAGGCGTTTGATAAACGATTCAGCTAAACCGTTTTGTGTATGAACATGAGATACAAAATGTTTaacttttatcccaattgacatACAATAATCATTAAAAGCTTGGGATGTAAACTCACCAGCATTATCAAGACGAATAGTTTGGATTGCATTATCTGGAAATTATGCTCTTAATCGAATTATTTGAGCAAGTAGTCTCGCAAATGCCAGGTTGCGGGTCGATAATAAACACACATGTGTCCACCTACTAGATGCAACtattaatatcataaaatatatgagtggtccacatggtggatgaatggacCCACATATATCACCTTGAATACGTTCCAGAAACGCGGGAAATTCAATCCCAACTTTAGCTGGTGATggtctaataatcaattttcctTGAGAACAAGCCACATGAGATAAATCCTTGAATTCAGGaatcttttggttctttaataGGTGTCCAGTTAAATTCTCGATGATTCTTCGCTTCATAATAGATTCGAGATGGCCTAATCGGTCATGCTAAATAGTAAAAGTATGTGGTTCTACAAACTTCTGGTTTGTAGTAACATGTGACTCAATTGCActaatatgtgtataatataaacCTGATGAAAAAGCAGGTAGCTTttccaaaacatatttctttccacgttcaacatttgaaatatatagatattcaatatttttctcattcatagtctcaatatgatatccattaagacgaatatctttaaaactcaataaatttcttTGAGACTTAGTGGAATATAAATCATCttcaatgacaaattttgtaccTTTAGGTAATCATATAATAACTTTTCCAGAGCCTTCAATATGTTTTGAACTACCCGATATTGTATTAACATGGGCGTTACTTATTGTCAAATgagaaacatatttttttatctttgagtATCGTATGTGTTGTAGCACTATCTGCAAGACACATGTCTCCATTGATTTTGGGTCCATCgaaattttgttgaatattcatattcttcataaaaacaaacaaaatataatatgagaaacattgtaaatatttattaaatatataaattattctttatgcaagaaaataaagtatacttaaaacaacataaaaatgtcaaaataacaTCAATTTTTCCAATGATTCTCAAAGAAATCTGCCACATCTAGGTGAGTTATATTATTAAGGTCATTAAATTTATCATCCTCGTAGGCATGATCAGGTTTAGTATTATAGTGAATATCTTCATCTTTTGccttaatttcatcattttgggATATAAAATTTGTCTCTATATACTTTCCCTTCTTTTTAATGGATGTTTGATAAAGTTTTACTAAATGCTTAGACGTACCACAGGTTCGTGACCAATGCCCTTTCATACCTCATCGGTAGCATATATCATCAACAATCTTTGAAGGATTATTCTGACCGCTTCTTTCGTGTCTTTCATTGTTATTCTTTTTCTGGTGATTAGAAGTATCATTGTTATGACCACCATGATAACAATTACTAGTACGTCCTCGACCATGTCCCCCACTACGCCCATGATCACAGCTGCGACctctatattttctattttcataattattgtgTACTGCTAAATTCACTTCAGGGAATGGTGCAGAACCAGTGGGACAAATTCCATGATTTTTCATCAACAGCTCATTATTTTGTTCAGCCACCAAAAGAtatgaaatcaattcagaataccttttaaaacctttttcacGGTATTGCTATTGTAGGAGCACATTAGTAGCATGAAAGGTTGAAAATTTTTTCTCTAACAAGTCATCATCAGTTATGTTTTCTCCACATAATTTTAGTTGAgaactaattttaaaaagaactaaattgtattCACTTATAGTCTTAAAATCTTGCGACCATAAGTGCATCCAATCATAATGAGCTTTAAGGAGTATCACCGTTTCTTAATGTCAAATtgttctttcaaatttttccacAACTCAATAGGGTCTTTCATAGTGAGGTATTCCACTTTTAATCATTCATGTAGATGATGACAGATGAAAATCATTGTTTTTTCCTTGTCTTGATTAGATGCTTCTTTATATGCTAATATAGTATTTCTTAGACCTTTAGCATCTAGGTAAATTTCAGCATCTAACACCCATGGCAAATAATTCTTGCCTGAGATGTCTAAGGTCGCAAATTCAAGTTTAGCAAGATTTGACATTATaatcatttgaatcaaaataaaaaaaatattagtaaaataataaacatgctCAATcgaaaaataattcaattatatataccaaatttgCTAAATACACTACAACAAAACAAGCCTATCGCgacactttttttttatctaagaTGACGCAAAAAATGTTGGCATAGGTTTTGCGATGCTTCTCTCGACGCTTTCAAAAGGGTTGTTTATAATACAGTTGGCGTAGGCTCCACGAAACTTTTTCAAAAGTGTCGGCATAAGTCAACATAAGTCGACCCTTATTGAAGGGTTGGGAAAGACCTAGTCAAGGCCAACCTTTAAAAAAGGTTGGGATAGACCAGTCTAAGGTAACCTTTAAAAAAGATTGGGATAgaattgtcgaaaccatttttatttttgaaaaaaaaatggcgatcgactttgaaaatgaaaatgggagtcgccaccgatcttttattaaggtgtgacctgttcaccattaaaaataattttagatctgcgaattttgagaaaacaggttcgggagtcggttacgtacgaggaagggttagcaccctcgtaacgctcaaaattggtaccaatttGATTGATCAATGTTTTAttgtcaaatttttgaaaagatttttaaaaatacgatccttgatGAGAAAACTTGGATGAACTAGCTTGAATGATAAGACCACTTATTTCGAAGAAATAAGTtatcacacccagtgagttagggtgttacaattctatCTTCGAAATTAAATGTGTtcctttttttatgaaaatcatGAGTTTAAAGAAGGTTACTTGATTGtttaagtcaatcgagaaatcagaatccagtgagttaggattcaatttctcgaaattcttaaaactcaaatattgcctttattttttgaaaatcgagACAATAAAATgccacatccagtaagttaggatccaacatctTGGAATATTAAGagctttattttaacaattgtatggttttaataaaatgggtACTTGATGATGTAAACTTGTtaagaagaattgaagcccagtaagttagggcacaattctctcgagtgCTCGTAAACACCAAACCCCTTTTAGGAATTTTGAAATAAGATGATTATAATGCTTttgtaaaacattatttttaaaaccaatatgGTATAATTGAACACCAATGTACAATGTAATAGGATAACTCGCAATCTAATCATACACAAAATATTAAGCAAACAATAGGTAAATTCAAACAAGAatagcaacaataattttaagcaCATTAAGCAAATACCaatattgaaaaatgaaaattaaaagaattaataatcaatttcaaaagaCACATTAAGGTAAAAATATATCATCTCAACAATGATTTAAAAAGTAACAATACAATTGAGTGCGGGAgtagatttaaaagaaaattaagaatgatgttaaataaaataactttatttgaatgaaatttgaagTGAACATTATAAAATGTACAAGCATGGAACtagaataaatatttcataagcatattgtaaataataatatataataatgtaCATTGGAATGAATGCAATATtggaatattttaaataagtagaTTACATAGAAATTGGTTTAAAGGAATATAACTTGAAATCATTGATAGATTATacacattaaattattataaaataatattatctaGTAGGAACACATGATAAAATATTGATGTATCGTAATGAAacaatgttttaataataatatagcaAATCAAAAAACAATGCATGATGACAAAtctaaaatactaaaacaaagaatttgatttacaaataaaaataaataaacaaaattgaatgcctttttacaaaaaaatttaaaatcatgaaatatactaataataaatatgaaaagaggtaagtaaaagatatataaaagatataaaaaacaaaaacaaaaagaatactagcaaatactaaaaaaatttataaaattaaaggaaatactaaaataataatgaacataacaaaaaaaagacttaaattaaaatcaagatttttgAAGGTTCATATTTGCAATCGATTCAAAACCCAGGGACTAAAACAGCAATTAGACGCACAGATCCGGATATCCAAAATCAAACATgggaaacggcaccgtttgaaCGTGGATCCATTTGGAATCGGAACCAAATATGcggtataaattaaaaaattgaagaaaaccAAACTGAAACAATACAAAACAAAGGAGGACTGATTGCGCAAAAAGACCAACGAGCGAAAgtgcgcggatcctccccgggtcgggtAACCGCGCGGGTCGCACGcctctaaacggcgtcgttttacaAGCGTCATAAAAGCCAGAGAATTTGCTAATCTATTGACTATTtcagaataaaaaagaaaagaaaaagataaaaaaaaaccctaagggTTTCATTGCTTTCCCAAGCGCCGCTCTCCA
This genomic window from Gossypium raimondii isolate GPD5lz chromosome 10, ASM2569854v1, whole genome shotgun sequence contains:
- the LOC105776614 gene encoding protein PIN-LIKES 6, whose amino-acid sequence is MERILSAVGGGGESLLGSIKIAVLPIAKVFTMCFLGFLMASKYVNILPANGRKLLNGLVFSLLLPCLIFSQLGQAITLQKMLEWWFIPVNVVLGSLVGSLIGFIVVTLVKPPYPYFKFSIVQIGIGNIGNVPLVLIAALCRDTSNPFGDTDTCTTQGTAYISFGQWVGAIILYTYVFNMLAPPVEGTFDLEDASLPLKIPQKDVSPEQAPLLVQEDASVDSDNSDTKGKIKSFLVFIYEKLKLKQILQPPIIASILAMILGAVPFLKKLIFTSDAPLYFLTDSCIILGEAMIPCILLALGGNLVEGPGPGSSRIGLKTLAAIIFGRLCLVPPAGLGIVMMADKLGFLPAGDKMFRFVLLLQHSMPTSVLSGAVANLRGCGKESAAVLFWVHIFAVFSMAGWIILYLYILF